The Niastella koreensis GR20-10 genome includes a window with the following:
- a CDS encoding PKD-like family lipoprotein, which translates to MKRLLLVMLTVLALFQLACYKDKGNYDYSPVVAPTITNLDTLYNIAIGDTLVVKPTVTSTDPKARYSYTWRLGNPKKLWDTTLTGSTFKYVFNLDPDIYPVRLTITDSSNGMKYFRDFNVRGTTEFTAGTVVLSLVNNVTQLCFVKPDKTIMPDIYKALHGVDLPGKPTQVINLVKQQVSPVPTLGYWIICKGTDDGGVHLSTNTLLQYQTLRSDFFDQPAAARVGHVDGTENGVLRGVINGKLYEGAWQTYYYGDTYGFFGAPANGDYTLYDRVVGNVPLMLGYDTQHKQFAAFTNFGGPAYLGSNYQVTSTTAFDPKNISLDLQFLNLSSTVNCYAINKAADGTLYELGMQMMYMGFVQMTPLYYRPFPQPSLITANTKWAGTTTNGDIIYFTSGDKIYSYTPSNQQYFPLNLSLGGKTITMLKLINNDNTLVVGVDGSVYWYDITNGILGNLIKKIDGIPGSPIDVDERD; encoded by the coding sequence ATGAAGCGATTATTATTGGTGATGCTTACAGTGCTTGCATTGTTCCAGCTGGCCTGTTATAAAGATAAAGGTAACTACGATTACAGCCCGGTAGTGGCGCCTACTATTACTAATCTTGATACTTTATATAATATAGCTATTGGCGATACCCTGGTTGTAAAACCTACAGTTACCAGTACCGATCCTAAAGCCCGTTATTCTTATACCTGGCGGCTCGGGAACCCGAAAAAATTGTGGGATACCACATTGACCGGGAGTACGTTTAAATATGTCTTCAATCTTGACCCCGACATCTATCCGGTACGCCTGACAATTACCGATAGCTCGAACGGGATGAAATACTTCCGGGACTTCAATGTAAGAGGTACTACCGAATTTACTGCAGGCACCGTGGTATTAAGTCTGGTAAATAATGTAACACAGCTTTGTTTTGTAAAACCCGACAAAACCATCATGCCGGATATTTACAAAGCATTACATGGCGTTGATCTGCCAGGTAAACCAACGCAGGTAATAAACCTGGTAAAGCAACAGGTTTCACCGGTGCCAACATTAGGCTACTGGATCATTTGCAAAGGTACCGATGACGGCGGTGTGCACCTGTCTACTAATACCTTATTACAATATCAAACGCTTCGTTCTGACTTTTTCGATCAGCCGGCAGCGGCCAGGGTCGGTCATGTAGATGGTACCGAAAATGGCGTTTTGCGGGGTGTTATCAATGGAAAGCTGTATGAAGGCGCCTGGCAAACTTATTATTACGGGGATACCTATGGCTTTTTTGGCGCACCGGCCAATGGCGACTACACCCTGTACGATCGCGTAGTGGGTAATGTACCATTGATGCTGGGCTATGATACCCAACACAAGCAATTTGCCGCGTTTACTAACTTTGGCGGCCCTGCTTATTTGGGAAGTAACTACCAGGTAACCAGTACTACGGCTTTTGACCCCAAGAATATTTCGCTCGATCTTCAGTTCCTTAACCTGTCCAGCACTGTTAACTGTTATGCTATTAACAAAGCTGCCGATGGTACTTTGTATGAATTGGGTATGCAGATGATGTATATGGGATTTGTTCAAATGACACCTTTATACTATCGCCCCTTCCCACAGCCATCCCTGATAACAGCCAACACCAAATGGGCAGGTACTACAACGAATGGGGATATCATTTACTTTACTTCGGGCGATAAGATCTATAGTTATACACCATCGAACCAGCAATACTTTCCACTCAACCTGAGCCTGGGTGGTAAAACCATCACCATGCTCAAATTGATCAATAATGACAATACACTGGTTGTTGGTGTTGATGGAAGTGTATACTGGTATGATATCACCAATGGCATCCTGGGTAACTTAATAAAAAAGATCGATGGCATTCCCGGTTCGCCCATTGATGTAGATGAAAGAGATTAA
- a CDS encoding RNA polymerase sigma-70 factor, producing MQQIEYELHTDQNLLQQLSQNDQAAFTAIYQRYWKILFREAMNVLRSQKEAEDCVQELFVSLWNRRQSLAITTLRAYLQTAIRYQCIDRIERNMIHGGYLEDFTTYMEANQTMPSIEEELYARELAASIDQVMDKMPDKMREVFRLSRQEHLTHREIAQRLQISEETVKKQIYLALKILKSNLGNTSLAMLILATYVFK from the coding sequence ATGCAGCAAATTGAATACGAACTACATACTGACCAGAATCTGTTGCAACAGCTTTCGCAAAACGATCAGGCTGCCTTTACCGCCATTTACCAACGTTACTGGAAAATACTTTTTCGCGAAGCCATGAACGTGCTTCGCTCCCAGAAAGAAGCAGAGGACTGCGTGCAGGAACTGTTTGTTTCTTTATGGAACCGCCGCCAGAGCCTCGCCATTACCACCCTGCGGGCTTATTTACAAACTGCCATCCGCTATCAGTGTATCGACCGTATTGAGCGGAATATGATCCACGGAGGGTACCTCGAAGATTTCACCACTTACATGGAAGCGAACCAAACCATGCCTTCTATTGAAGAGGAGTTGTATGCCCGCGAACTGGCCGCCAGTATTGACCAGGTAATGGATAAAATGCCCGATAAAATGCGGGAAGTGTTCCGCCTGAGCCGGCAGGAGCATTTAACACACCGGGAAATAGCCCAACGTTTGCAGATCTCTGAAGAAACGGTAAAAAAGCAGATCTATCTCGCCCTCAAAATACTCAAATCCAACCTGGGCAATACTTCCCTGGCCATGCTCATCCTGGCCACTTATGTATTTAAATGA
- a CDS encoding polysaccharide lyase family 7 protein translates to MNRLSSTIVCAILFPALVGACKKSATQTEAMQQERQASTEATPTSGWTQTSYTYSIQTPWNLPQSDRYSYSSGEHHFWIYNGDACQFEGCSTGPRSELRMNNDYTSGRHQFEGDVYIVSGSDGTDIMQVFGGVTNATSLLLKITAASSGTIKRYDNETLMTSAYNKWIHVNVQHDADNGKIYVYLNNTLKGTFADRGNANHYFKCGVYNITGSRSETRWKNIKYWKNGPVGQ, encoded by the coding sequence ATGAATCGATTATCATCAACCATTGTATGCGCAATCCTTTTCCCCGCACTTGTTGGCGCCTGTAAAAAGTCAGCAACACAAACTGAAGCAATGCAACAGGAACGACAGGCCAGCACCGAAGCCACTCCTACCAGCGGCTGGACGCAAACATCCTATACCTACAGCATTCAAACACCCTGGAACCTGCCTCAATCTGACCGGTATAGTTATTCTTCCGGCGAACATCATTTCTGGATTTATAATGGAGATGCCTGTCAATTTGAAGGTTGTTCCACCGGGCCCCGTTCAGAATTACGGATGAACAATGATTATACTTCAGGCAGGCACCAGTTTGAAGGCGATGTATATATAGTTTCAGGCTCAGACGGTACAGACATTATGCAGGTATTTGGCGGCGTTACCAATGCCACCTCCCTTTTGCTTAAAATTACTGCTGCCAGCAGTGGCACCATTAAACGCTACGACAATGAAACACTTATGACCAGCGCGTACAACAAATGGATCCATGTGAACGTGCAACACGATGCCGACAATGGCAAAATATATGTGTACCTGAACAACACGTTAAAAGGCACTTTTGCAGACAGGGGCAATGCAAACCATTACTTCAAATGCGGCGTGTACAATATAACAGGTTCGCGGTCTGAAACCCGTTGGAAAAATATCAAGTACTGGAAAAACGGCCCGGTAGGCCAGTAG
- a CDS encoding helix-turn-helix domain-containing protein gives MKLSNIDLHKIAQVKVILEKEYKSATTQAELARRVNTNESKLRKGFKLVNNITINDYLISVRIEKAKEMLETTDEPVKVVAFKVGYDVSNLVKQFKKSTGMAPMEWRKKVLGNKLLAFFL, from the coding sequence ATGAAATTATCAAACATCGACCTGCACAAGATTGCGCAGGTAAAAGTTATTCTTGAAAAAGAATATAAAAGCGCTACCACGCAGGCCGAACTGGCCCGGCGTGTAAACACCAATGAAAGCAAACTGCGTAAAGGATTTAAACTCGTTAATAACATAACGATCAATGACTACCTGATTTCGGTACGGATTGAAAAAGCCAAAGAGATGCTGGAAACTACTGATGAGCCGGTAAAAGTAGTTGCATTTAAAGTAGGTTATGATGTAAGTAACCTGGTTAAACAGTTTAAAAAATCAACCGGTATGGCGCCCATGGAATGGCGTAAAAAAGTTTTAGGTAACAAGCTCCTCGCCTTTTTCCTTTAG
- a CDS encoding RagB/SusD family nutrient uptake outer membrane protein: protein MNKYILIAITLVTLSSCKKWLDVKPVSQVSADEMFKTPDGFQDALNGIYSSCTNQNLYGYELTCGLPEVLAQNYYIIPEDYLHYKQTAAYNYRDPYFMAKKDTVWTGLYHGIANCNLILQNVETNKSVLTGDMYALIKAEALAMRGYLHFDLLRLFAPSFKSNPNAKAIPYVTDFSNKVTALSTVTEVLNNVATDLSQAKDLIRPVDPILSASYVPSYATDSNGHPSEQQNPNLFLQNRRHRMNYYAICGELARVNLYREKMSDALGNALEVINSNKFPWIVNSDFNQTDTKKKDRIMYKELLFAWYVPNMKDTLAAKFNAGVNSLVIDVDAGDAIYEKSTAGARDFRPTNWLLPSGATYSPKLYELQKYKRDPETNLYNLVLPAMRLSEMYYIASESSYDVNPTQSVEYLNLVRRNRGGMQDVVVNSKDQLIQELIKEERKETYGEGQIFYMYKRLNTNFPNLTGGAITASDKLFVMPLPNDEIEFGNR from the coding sequence ATGAATAAATATATACTGATCGCGATCACATTGGTTACATTGTCATCGTGTAAAAAATGGCTGGATGTAAAGCCTGTATCGCAGGTGTCGGCAGACGAAATGTTTAAAACGCCCGATGGATTCCAGGATGCGTTGAACGGCATTTATTCAAGCTGTACCAACCAGAACCTGTATGGTTATGAATTGACCTGTGGTTTGCCCGAAGTGCTGGCGCAAAATTATTATATAATACCTGAAGATTATCTGCATTACAAGCAAACGGCCGCTTACAATTACCGGGACCCGTATTTTATGGCAAAGAAAGATACGGTGTGGACGGGGTTGTACCATGGCATTGCCAATTGCAACCTGATACTTCAGAATGTGGAAACAAATAAGAGTGTATTGACCGGCGATATGTATGCGCTGATAAAAGCAGAAGCGCTGGCCATGCGGGGCTATTTGCACTTTGATCTGTTGCGGTTATTTGCTCCTTCGTTCAAAAGCAATCCCAACGCCAAAGCCATTCCTTATGTCACTGATTTTTCAAATAAGGTTACCGCTTTATCAACCGTAACAGAGGTGCTTAACAACGTAGCCACAGACCTTTCACAGGCCAAAGACCTGATTCGCCCGGTTGATCCTATTCTTTCGGCTTCGTATGTGCCCAGCTATGCAACCGATAGCAATGGCCATCCTTCAGAGCAGCAAAACCCCAACCTGTTTTTGCAGAACCGGCGTCACCGCATGAATTATTATGCTATTTGCGGCGAACTGGCCAGGGTGAACCTGTACCGGGAAAAAATGAGTGATGCGCTTGGCAATGCGCTGGAAGTGATCAACTCCAATAAATTCCCCTGGATAGTAAACAGTGATTTTAACCAGACAGATACGAAGAAGAAAGACCGGATCATGTATAAAGAACTGCTGTTTGCCTGGTATGTTCCGAATATGAAAGATACACTGGCTGCCAAGTTCAATGCAGGGGTGAACAGCCTGGTTATTGATGTAGATGCCGGGGACGCCATTTACGAGAAATCAACTGCAGGCGCCCGTGATTTCCGGCCCACGAACTGGTTGTTGCCAAGTGGCGCTACCTATAGCCCAAAGCTGTATGAATTGCAAAAATACAAACGCGATCCGGAAACAAACCTGTACAACCTGGTACTGCCCGCCATGCGGTTAAGCGAAATGTATTATATCGCTTCGGAAAGTTCCTATGATGTCAACCCTACTCAGTCTGTTGAATACCTGAATTTAGTACGGCGTAACCGCGGAGGAATGCAGGACGTGGTGGTGAACAGTAAAGACCAGTTGATCCAGGAACTGATAAAAGAAGAGCGGAAGGAAACCTATGGAGAAGGCCAGATCTTCTATATGTATAAAAGGTTGAACACAAATTTTCCCAACCTCACGGGCGGAGCTATTACAGCATCGGATAAGTTGTTTGTGATGCCGCTGCCTAATGATGAAATTGAATTTGGTAACCGCTAA
- a CDS encoding DUF4843 domain-containing protein translates to MKKITIIILAAVVFISACQKKDIAGFHGAPNIYFNVNSTDSVLYTFALHPERLKDTVWVPVRISGDRVDKDRVFSVKVVDSATTAVVKKHYEPLKDQYTLTANNGYGSVPVILYNNDTMLFKQSFVLKLQIVPTADFNADIAEQTSTRVVFSNRLEKPIWWDKCPGGSYSIVKYQLFRLSATTEDVPVGSFSQPIWIYYTAKLQSLLTSPATWIANNPDKGYVLKDRPDGNKDFYQAQSPDKTFLYKKDNSSGNFYFMDENNQQVK, encoded by the coding sequence ATGAAGAAGATCACGATCATTATATTGGCGGCTGTTGTGTTCATCTCAGCCTGTCAGAAAAAAGATATAGCCGGCTTTCATGGCGCCCCCAATATTTATTTTAATGTAAATAGCACCGACAGCGTGTTATACACATTTGCCCTGCATCCCGAAAGATTAAAGGATACGGTGTGGGTGCCTGTAAGGATCTCCGGTGACCGTGTAGACAAAGACCGGGTATTTTCGGTGAAGGTGGTTGATTCGGCTACCACGGCGGTGGTGAAAAAGCACTATGAGCCTTTAAAAGACCAGTACACGCTTACGGCAAACAATGGGTATGGGTCTGTACCGGTAATCCTGTACAATAACGATACCATGCTGTTCAAACAATCATTTGTACTGAAGCTTCAGATTGTTCCTACGGCAGATTTTAACGCTGATATTGCCGAACAAACCTCCACAAGAGTAGTGTTCTCGAACCGGCTCGAAAAACCCATCTGGTGGGACAAGTGCCCGGGTGGCAGCTATTCAATAGTGAAGTATCAATTGTTCAGGTTGTCTGCTACTACCGAAGATGTTCCTGTAGGCTCATTTTCACAGCCTATCTGGATCTATTATACGGCAAAGCTGCAGAGCTTGCTTACCAGCCCTGCAACGTGGATAGCGAACAACCCTGACAAAGGGTATGTGCTAAAAGACAGACCGGATGGTAATAAGGACTTTTATCAGGCACAATCGCCGGATAAAACCTTCCTGTATAAGAAAGATAACTCATCAGGTAATTTTTACTTTATGGATGAGAATAATCAACAGGTAAAGTGA
- a CDS encoding AraC family transcriptional regulator has protein sequence MSNQHLPTYSIHNLKESRFSPKDFMADYFPHYLEEHKDLRFPHKHSFYQFVYFSGGGGGHSIDFVHFPVEPGQLYFMVPGQVHSWEFEGQPDGFIVNFSEQYLSDFLANSRYLEQFTFFSGIAQEQVIVLPASVRPAVQDLLAGIVREGNAATALKDDMVRAALVQLFILVSRHTGADAAKQTTNYNTIVLRNFQKLIDQHYKEKKLTKDYAAMLYITPNHLNALSKDVTGRSAGELIRDRVLLEAKRLLVNAKLTISQIANELQFMDNSYFSKFFKKYEGITPEVFRKQHVKN, from the coding sequence ATGTCGAACCAGCATCTGCCAACATACAGTATTCATAACTTAAAAGAGTCGCGGTTTTCGCCGAAAGATTTCATGGCAGATTACTTTCCTCATTACCTGGAGGAACATAAAGACCTGCGGTTTCCACATAAGCATTCGTTTTACCAGTTTGTTTACTTTTCAGGTGGCGGGGGAGGGCATTCCATTGATTTTGTTCATTTTCCGGTTGAACCCGGACAGCTCTATTTTATGGTCCCCGGCCAGGTGCATAGCTGGGAGTTTGAAGGACAGCCGGATGGTTTTATCGTAAACTTTTCAGAACAATACCTCAGTGATTTTTTAGCCAATTCCCGCTACCTGGAGCAATTCACTTTCTTTTCCGGCATAGCGCAGGAACAGGTGATTGTATTGCCCGCGTCTGTAAGACCGGCCGTACAGGACCTGCTGGCAGGAATTGTGCGCGAAGGCAATGCTGCCACTGCTTTGAAAGACGATATGGTAAGGGCCGCGCTGGTGCAATTGTTCATCCTGGTTAGCCGGCACACCGGTGCAGACGCGGCCAAACAAACTACTAATTACAACACCATCGTATTACGCAACTTTCAAAAGCTGATCGATCAGCATTATAAAGAAAAGAAGTTGACGAAAGACTATGCCGCTATGTTGTATATAACACCCAATCACCTGAATGCGCTCTCTAAGGATGTTACCGGCCGTTCAGCCGGCGAACTCATCCGCGACAGAGTACTGCTGGAAGCAAAGCGCTTACTGGTAAATGCAAAACTTACCATTTCGCAAATAGCCAATGAGCTGCAGTTTATGGACAATTCCTATTTTTCAAAGTTCTTCAAAAAGTATGAAGGCATAACGCCGGAAGTATTCAGAAAACAACACGTAAAAAATTAA
- a CDS encoding FecR family protein, with amino-acid sequence MDANQFSDLIQRYRLGTCSKEEKEQVEGWYNERRNDIYNPLTEVEEEVVGARIYSNVQEVLTSVTAERVIPIWRKQRTWWVAAGTLMLMTTAGYFLFTHKNPVPAIVHTPKPGIQPVMPGGNKALLTLGDGSVIVLDSAANGALSQQGKTIVLKKQDGQLVYESRHNGNQDAVAWNTISTPRGGQYQVVLPDGTKVWLNAESTLRFPAGFTGKDRTVDLTGEAYFEVNHNNLPFIVDIISVNGRPGGGKVQVLGTHFNIKAYLDESVVKTTLLEGSVDMTSTESHFILKPGQQAQLTKSSGKMSLDEHADVEEAVAWKDGRFVFNEASVETVMREIARWYDVEIVYAGKVPTEKFEGEILRSSNIQEVFKILELSNVHCKIEGRKITVLP; translated from the coding sequence ATGGATGCTAACCAATTCAGCGACCTGATACAACGCTATCGCCTGGGTACCTGTTCTAAAGAAGAAAAAGAACAGGTAGAAGGGTGGTATAACGAACGGCGCAATGACATATACAACCCGTTGACTGAAGTCGAAGAAGAAGTGGTGGGCGCAAGAATATACAGCAACGTACAGGAAGTGCTTACCTCAGTAACCGCTGAACGGGTGATACCTATATGGCGAAAACAACGCACGTGGTGGGTGGCAGCAGGTACTTTGATGTTGATGACCACGGCGGGTTATTTTTTGTTTACCCATAAAAATCCGGTACCCGCAATTGTTCATACCCCTAAACCCGGAATCCAACCCGTGATGCCAGGCGGGAATAAAGCGCTTTTAACCTTGGGAGACGGCTCAGTGATCGTGCTCGACAGTGCTGCCAATGGTGCCCTCAGCCAGCAGGGAAAAACCATCGTGCTAAAAAAGCAGGATGGTCAGTTGGTCTACGAATCCCGGCACAATGGTAATCAGGATGCCGTTGCCTGGAATACGATCAGCACCCCGCGTGGCGGCCAGTATCAGGTGGTTTTACCTGATGGCACCAAAGTATGGTTGAACGCGGAATCTACTTTGCGCTTTCCCGCCGGCTTCACAGGAAAAGACCGGACTGTTGATTTAACCGGTGAGGCCTATTTTGAAGTGAACCACAACAACCTGCCTTTCATTGTTGACATCATTTCTGTTAACGGCAGGCCTGGTGGTGGTAAAGTACAAGTGTTGGGAACACATTTCAACATCAAGGCTTACCTGGATGAGTCGGTCGTAAAAACAACCCTGCTCGAAGGATCAGTGGATATGACCAGCACCGAAAGCCATTTTATTCTGAAACCGGGCCAGCAGGCGCAGTTAACCAAAAGCAGTGGGAAAATGTCGCTGGATGAACATGCAGATGTAGAAGAGGCCGTTGCCTGGAAAGATGGCCGCTTTGTATTCAACGAAGCCAGTGTGGAAACCGTAATGCGCGAAATAGCCAGGTGGTACGATGTGGAAATTGTGTATGCCGGTAAAGTGCCCACCGAAAAGTTTGAAGGGGAGATCCTCCGCAGCAGCAACATCCAGGAAGTATTCAAAATACTGGAACTGAGTAACGTACATTGTAAAATAGAAGGAAGAAAAATAACAGTATTACCATGA
- a CDS encoding SusC/RagA family TonB-linked outer membrane protein, with translation MKLTAVFILAGFLQVSAAGFSQTVTVSKENIPLQKLFREIKKQTGYVFFYNLRLLQKTHPVSIDVKNKGLKEVLDLVFEAQPVTYSIVNKTIVVNDRAPVPVPAGVKQVDTVPAVDFRGKVIDGVSGTPIVGGNVLIKGSKIGTVTDGSGNFVIRVKPGTMLTISYVGFENVEVPAKEGQLSIKLKANKDPMSDVVITGYQQIKKESFTGNAVTVSGDDLKKVNPVNILQSIQAYDPSFQVQQNNLLGSNPNSLPQVNVRGAASLPSGAQGVLTRNNLAGNVNLPTFILDGYEVSVEKVYDLDINRVQSVTLLKDAAATAVYGSRAANGVLVITTKAPKEGKLIVTYNGDMSVSTPDLTDYHVLNAADKLKYEKLAGVYDNNAQLSQDQQDEIFYKKYANVAAGVNTYWLSQPVTTAFAQKHSLYVEGGSQAVRYAVSLRYQTQPGVMKGSGRDRYSLGSDLSYAPSKKFIFKNSLMVTQVNGTESPYGSFSNYVRMNPYYPKTDSTGKIIQVVDNWLIDTHQQGAAQFSNSAVLNPMYNSTLHSFDRNKYIELIDAFSANWNITNALQLRALISATKRKYNTDRFLSPLANEFYYYDASRIKEKGSYDYSTNDENILDGNFTLNYNKQLGEHYINLATGANVQTSSMDMKSIRAVGFPNDRFTNIAFANSYALNSAPSADYEQTRLIGGLLSVNYSYRNKYMADLSGRIDGSSKFGNDNKTAPFWAFGVGWNVHKEDFLMNSNISTLRVRVSTGVTGQVNFPPYQSKTTYDYYTGNWYSTGIGAVVSTYGNEGLKWQKTNNYDVGVDLGVLHDRLYVSARYYQKITHGMLADISLPPSTGFSSYKENLGDIRNTGMEMNLKVTAFKNRDWTINLTANLVHNENKILKISNSLKTYNDNADKQQTSDTYKGEPLLRFNEGQSMNAIYAVRSKGIDPENGKEIFVKKDGTYTYIWDVKDIVPVGDNTPTATGYFGTNVTYKHWMLNVLFYTRFGGKEYNQTLVDRVENADPHYNVDSRVLTQRWKKPGDKALYKSITDLNSTNATDRFVQKDNVLDLSTLFLSYDFDKKLYSRLGMRNLRVTFTTNDTWYWGTMKAERGIDYPFARSYTFSIQTSF, from the coding sequence ATGAAGTTAACCGCTGTTTTCATATTGGCGGGCTTCCTACAGGTATCTGCGGCGGGTTTTTCACAAACGGTAACCGTATCTAAAGAGAACATTCCTCTGCAGAAGCTTTTCCGGGAAATTAAAAAGCAAACAGGCTATGTGTTTTTTTATAACCTGCGCCTGTTGCAGAAAACACATCCGGTAAGCATAGATGTAAAAAACAAAGGCCTGAAAGAAGTGCTTGATCTGGTTTTTGAAGCGCAACCTGTAACCTACAGTATTGTGAACAAAACCATTGTGGTAAACGACAGGGCCCCGGTACCAGTGCCTGCCGGCGTAAAACAGGTGGATACAGTGCCTGCCGTGGATTTTCGCGGTAAGGTAATAGACGGAGTGTCAGGCACTCCTATCGTGGGTGGAAACGTGTTGATAAAAGGCAGCAAGATAGGAACTGTAACCGATGGCTCCGGTAATTTCGTTATCAGGGTAAAACCCGGTACCATGCTGACGATCAGTTATGTGGGTTTTGAAAATGTGGAAGTGCCGGCAAAAGAAGGCCAGCTGTCGATAAAACTGAAAGCGAATAAAGATCCCATGAGCGATGTGGTGATCACCGGTTACCAGCAAATCAAAAAAGAAAGCTTTACCGGTAATGCGGTTACCGTATCGGGTGACGACCTGAAGAAGGTGAACCCGGTAAATATTTTACAAAGCATCCAGGCTTACGATCCTTCCTTCCAGGTACAGCAGAATAATTTGTTGGGTTCTAATCCCAATTCACTACCCCAGGTGAATGTACGGGGCGCTGCTTCATTGCCTTCCGGAGCCCAGGGCGTGCTTACGCGCAATAACCTGGCGGGGAACGTGAACCTCCCTACCTTCATTCTCGATGGATATGAAGTAAGTGTTGAAAAGGTGTATGACCTGGATATTAACCGAGTACAATCGGTTACCCTGCTGAAAGATGCGGCAGCAACAGCGGTGTACGGTTCCCGGGCCGCCAATGGCGTATTGGTGATCACCACCAAAGCGCCAAAGGAAGGAAAGCTGATTGTTACATACAATGGTGACATGTCAGTTTCAACTCCCGATTTGACCGACTATCATGTGTTGAATGCAGCCGATAAACTAAAATATGAAAAACTCGCAGGCGTATATGATAACAATGCGCAGTTGTCGCAGGACCAGCAGGATGAAATATTCTATAAGAAATATGCCAACGTAGCGGCGGGTGTAAATACTTATTGGCTGTCGCAACCGGTAACAACGGCCTTTGCACAAAAACACTCGCTGTATGTAGAGGGCGGTTCACAAGCCGTTCGTTATGCAGTTAGTTTACGATACCAAACCCAGCCGGGTGTAATGAAAGGCTCGGGCCGCGACCGGTACAGCCTGGGTTCAGATCTGTCTTATGCCCCCAGTAAAAAATTTATTTTTAAGAATTCTCTTATGGTAACCCAGGTAAATGGTACGGAATCGCCCTATGGCTCGTTTTCCAATTACGTACGCATGAATCCTTACTACCCCAAAACCGATTCCACTGGTAAAATAATTCAGGTAGTGGATAACTGGCTCATCGATACACACCAGCAGGGTGCGGCTCAGTTTAGCAATTCGGCTGTATTAAACCCTATGTACAACAGCACGCTGCATAGTTTTGACAGGAACAAATATATTGAGCTGATAGATGCCTTTTCAGCCAACTGGAACATCACCAATGCATTACAGTTACGGGCCCTTATCAGTGCTACCAAACGCAAATACAATACAGACCGCTTTTTATCACCCCTGGCCAATGAGTTTTATTACTACGATGCCAGCCGCATAAAAGAGAAGGGTAGTTATGACTACAGTACCAATGATGAGAACATCCTGGATGGAAATTTTACCCTGAATTATAATAAACAACTGGGCGAGCATTACATTAACCTGGCTACCGGCGCCAATGTGCAAACGTCATCCATGGATATGAAGAGCATAAGGGCAGTTGGTTTTCCCAACGACCGGTTTACCAATATCGCCTTTGCCAATAGCTATGCCCTGAACAGTGCACCCAGTGCCGACTATGAGCAAACAAGACTGATCGGTGGATTATTGTCGGTAAACTATTCTTACCGCAATAAATATATGGCCGATCTGTCGGGCAGGATAGATGGCTCTTCAAAATTTGGTAACGACAATAAAACAGCGCCTTTCTGGGCGTTTGGTGTTGGCTGGAATGTACACAAGGAAGATTTCTTAATGAACAGCAACATCAGTACGTTGCGGGTGCGGGTAAGCACAGGGGTAACCGGTCAGGTAAACTTTCCCCCTTATCAATCAAAAACAACCTATGATTACTATACCGGCAACTGGTATTCAACCGGGATTGGGGCAGTTGTATCAACTTACGGCAACGAGGGGTTGAAATGGCAAAAGACCAACAACTATGATGTGGGCGTAGACCTGGGTGTTTTACACGACAGGCTGTATGTAAGTGCCAGGTATTATCAAAAGATCACCCATGGCATGCTGGCCGATATTTCGCTGCCCCCTTCAACCGGTTTTTCCAGTTACAAAGAAAACCTCGGCGATATAAGAAATACCGGGATGGAAATGAACCTGAAGGTAACTGCATTTAAGAACCGCGACTGGACGATAAACCTCACCGCCAACCTGGTGCACAACGAAAACAAGATCCTGAAGATCTCCAACTCCCTGAAAACATACAACGATAATGCCGATAAGCAGCAAACATCAGACACGTATAAAGGCGAACCCCTGTTGCGCTTTAACGAAGGCCAGTCGATGAATGCGATCTATGCCGTTCGTTCCAAAGGTATAGATCCGGAAAACGGAAAGGAGATCTTTGTTAAAAAAGATGGCACTTATACCTATATCTGGGATGTAAAAGACATTGTACCGGTAGGTGATAATACCCCAACGGCCACCGGCTATTTTGGAACGAATGTTACTTACAAACACTGGATGTTGAATGTGCTCTTTTATACGCGCTTCGGTGGTAAGGAGTATAATCAAACGCTGGTAGACAGGGTAGAAAATGCCGACCCCCATTACAATGTCGACAGCAGGGTGCTTACACAGCGGTGGAAGAAGCCTGGTGATAAAGCTCTGTACAAGAGCATCACCGACCTGAACTCTACCAATGCTACAGACAGGTTTGTTCAAAAAGACAATGTGCTGGATCTGTCAACGCTGTTCCTGTCGTACGATTTTGATAAAAAGCTCTATAGCAGACTGGGTATGCGCAACCTGCGGGTTACGTTTACTACGAACGATACCTGGTACTGGGGCACCATGAAAGCAGAACGGGGTATCGACTATCCATTTGCCCGGAGTTATACATTTTCTATTCAAACAAGCTTTTAA